The Erythrobacter sp. genome segment CTCGTTCGCCAGCTCCACCGCTTCGAACCCTTGCGGGTGGCCGCTGAACGGAGTCAGGCGGCCGAGCATGAGGTAGCTCGACGGCGAGTTGGGCCGGTCGATCACGATCACGCGCGGGGCAGGATCGGGCGTGGGAAGGGCCAGGTTCTTGACCGGCGCGGGGGTGGCCGGAGCCTGCCAGTCACCAAGGCTGGCTTCGAGCGCAGCGACCAGCTCCGCCATGCTCACATCGCCCACGGCGGTAATGGTGGCGAGATCGGGGCGGATCCACTCGGCGTGCTCGGCCACCATGTCGGCTGCGTCGAGCGCGGCGACAACATCGGCATCGCCGCTGGTCGAGGCATAGGCATAGGGGTGATCGGTGCCGTAGATCGCCGGGAGGAACGCGCGCTGCGCCAGCCCGCCGGGACTGGCGAGCTGCTGCGCGATCGAGGCCAGCCGCTGTTCGCGCACCCGCGCTACGGCGTCGGTCGCGAAGGCCGGATTGCGCACCACGTCGGCCATCAGGTCGAGCGAGGGGCGCAGGTTGGCGGTGAGGGCAGTGAGCGAGACGGTCGAGGTGTCGACTCCGGCCCCTGTCCCCAGCGACATGCCGAGCGCTTCCTGTTCTACCGCGATATCGAGCGCGCTGCGGGTCTCGGTGCCTTCGGTCAGCAGGTCGATCATGGTTTCATGCACGCCCGCCTGGCCGATCGGATCGGCGACCGAACCGGCATCGAAGACCAGCGCAATCGACACCTGCGGCACCGCTTGGCGGCGGGCCAGTATTACGGGAATGCCGTTCGACAGCGTGGCGCGCTCGACCTGCGGGAACGTGAGTTCGCCCACCGGCAGCGGCTCTGGCAGTGCGCGTTCGGGGCCGGTGCGGGTGACTTCCACCTGCACGCCGGTATCGGGGGCGGGCGGCGGATTGCTCGCCTCGTCGCCCCAGCCGCCCAGCAGCGCGCCGTCGAGCGTGCGTTCGCCGGGCACGACCACCAGCGTGTAGGAGGGCCGCGAAAGCCAGCGCTGCATCGCCGCGCGTACCGTTTCAGGGGTGAGCGCGGCCATCTGCTCGAGCTCGGTGCGGAAAAAGCCGGGGTTGCCGGTGTAGAGGAGCCCTTCGGCAAGGATCATGCCCTTGCCGTTGAAATTGCCGACGCTCTGCTGCGCGCCGATGGTGCCGGCGGCAACCTGCGTGACCGCGCGGTTGATCTCGTCCTGCGTCGGCCCTTCGGCGAGCATCCGGGCGATCTCGGCTTCCATCAGCGCCTGCGCGGCTTCGCGCGTCACGCCGGGTTTCACGTTGACCATCGCCTGCAACAGGCTCAGCTGTTCGTGCTGCTGGCTGTAGGCGACGACGCCGGTGGCCAGTTCCTCCCCGCGCACCATTGCGTTGTCGAGCCGCGAGGAATTGAGCCCGCCGAGGATCTGCATCCCTACCTGCAAGGGCACCGCATCGGGGTGCTGCATCCCCGGGCCGGTCCAGGCCTGATAGATGCGGGTAAGCGGCACCTGATCGGTAATTTCGCGGGTGACCGGCGCATCGAGCGTGACCGGCCCCGCTTCGCGCGTTACCACGTCGGGACCGCGCGGAATGTCGCCGAACCAGCGTTCGACCATCGGTCGGGCGGTGGCGGCATCGATATCTCCGGTCAGCGCGAGGACGACATTATTGGGGCCGTAGTTGTCGCGGAACCAGGTCTGCACGTCTGCCAGACTGGCGGCGGACAGATCGGCCATCGAGCCGATGGTGGAGTGGCGATAGGGATGGCCGACCGGCAGCAGGTCTTCCCACATCACGTAGTCGACGAGGCCGTAAGGATCGTTGTCTCCCTGCCGCTTTTCGTTCTGCACCACCATCCGCTGGTTATCGAGCTTCTCCTGGCTGATCGCGCCGAGCAGGTAGCCCATCCGGTCGCTTTCCATCATCAGCGCCAGATCGAGCGCGCCGGTGGGGACGACTTCGACGTAATTGGTGCGATCGTACCAGGTTGAACCATTTGTGCCGGTCGATCCGGCGCTTTCGAGAGGAATATCGAAGTTCTCGACGTTCTCGCTGCCGCCGAACATCAGGTGTTCGAACAGGTGGGCAAAGCCGGTGCGGCCGCGCGGTTCGTGTTTCGATCCGACCCGGTAGTAAGTGGTGACGCCGACCAGCGGGCTCTTGCGGTCAGTGTGGACCACCACCTGCAGGCCGTTCTCCAGCGTAAAGGTCTCGTAGGGAATGGCGACCGCGGCGATGATTTGGTCGAGACTGGCAGGTGCCGGAGCGGGCTGAGCACTCGCCACGGCGGCGGGCTGCGTCTCGGCAGTGGTACAGCCGAGCAGCGCAAGTGCAGCGGTGGCGGGGAGGAGCGAGCGGAGCGCGGTCGAAAGTTTCATCGGCAAGCTGTTAGCACGCCGTGTCGCTGGTGGAAGCCGTTTCGTCGCGCTATCCCAAGGTGGCGAAAGATTTTCGACCAAGCGCCGAAATTCGCGGGCTGGCGGCTCTTGTGTTGCGCAATTGCAACACTATCTGTCTGGGGTAATCCGATTGAGGGACAACAGGGCATGAATCTCGAAAAGTTCACCGACCGCGCCAAGGGCTTCCTGCAGTCTGCGCAAACCGTCGCCATCCGCAATTCGCACCAGCGGATTACGCCTGAGCATATCCTCAAGGCGCTGCTGGAAGACAACGAAGGCATGGCTGCCGGGCTGATCAGCCGCGCGGGCGGCAATCCTGCCGTGGCCGTGCAGCGGGTCGATGCCTTGCTGGCGAAAATTCCCGCGGTCAGCGGCGGCGGGGCGCAGGCGACGCCGGGGTTGGATAACGATGCTGTGCGGGTGCTCGATTCCGCCGAGCAGGTGGCCGAGAAGGCGGGTGATTCCTATGTCACCGTCGAGCGGCTGCTGCTGGCGCTGGCGCTGGCCAACACCACGGCAGCGGGCAAGGTGCTGGCCGATGCCGGTCTCACCCCGCAGGCGCTCAACACCGCGATAAACGAATTGCGCAAGGGCAAGAGCGCAGACAGCGCCAATGCCGAAGCCGCATATGACGCGATGAAGAAATATGCCCGCGACCTGACGCAGGCGGCGCGCGACGGCAAGCTCGATCCTGTGATCGGACGCGACGAGGAAATCCGCCGCGTGGTGCAGATCCTTGCCCGGCGGACCAAGAACAACCCGGTGGTGATCGGCGAACCCGGCACCGGCAAGACCGCGATTGCCGAAGGCCTCGCGCTGCGCATCGCCAATGGCGACGTACCCGACAGCCTGAAGGACCGCCGCCTGATGGCGCTCGATCTCGGCGCGCTGATCGCGGGCGCCAAGTATCGCGGCGAGTTCGAGGAACGGCTCAAGACCGTGCTCGATGAAGTGAAGGGCGCCGAGGGCGAGATCATCCTGTTCATCGACGAAATGCACACCCTTATCGGCGCGGGCGCAAGCGAAGGCAGCATGGATGCCTCCAACCTCCTGAAGCCCGCGCTGGCACGCGGCGAACTGCACTGCATCGGCGCAACCACGCTCGACGAATACCAGAAGTATGTCGAGAAGGACGCGGCGCTCCAACGGCGGTTCCAGCCGGTGTTCGTCGACGAGCCTTCAGTGGAAGACACGATCTCGATCCTGCGCGGGATCAAGGAGAAGTACGAGCTGCACCACGGCGTGCGGATCACCGACAATGCCATCGTTGCCGCCGCGCAGCTTTCCGAACGCTACATTGCGGATCGTTTCCTGCCCGACAAGGCGATCGACCTGATGGACGAAGCCGCCAGCCGCATCCGCATGGAAGTGGAAAGCAAGCCCGAGGAGATCGAAGGGCTGGACCGGCGAATCATTCAGCTGAAGATCGAGGATTCGGCGCTGGCGAAGGAGAGCGACCAGGCCAGCAAGGACCGCCTGCATGCCATTCGCGAGGAACTCGCCAATCTGGAGCAGAGGTCCAGCGAATTGACCACCCGCTGGCAGAACGAGCGCGACAAGATCCACGCCGAAGCCCGGGTCAAGGAGCAACTCGATGCTGCCCGGATCGAACTCGAGCAGGCGCAGCGCAGCGGCGATCTCGCCCGCGCAGGCGAACTGCAGTACGGCCGCATCCCGACGCTCGAGAAGGCCTTGGCCGAAGCGGGAATCCAGACGGAAAACGCGCTGTTGAAGGAAGAAGTGACCGAAGACGATATCGCTTCGGTCGTCAGCCGCTGGACTGGCATCCCGATGGAAAAAATGCTGCAGGGCGAGCGCGAGAAGCTGCTGAAGATGGAAGACGCGCTCGGCAAGCGGGTGATCGGGCAGGCGGCGGCGGTAAACGCAGTGTCCAAGGCGGTGCGCCGTGCGCGCGCGGGCTTGCAGGACCCCGGCCGGCCGCTCGGTTCTTTCCTGTTCCTCGGCCCCACCGGCGTCGGCAAGACCGAACTGACCAAGGCACTCGCGGCCTTCCTGTTCGATGACGATGCGGCGATGGTGCGGATCGACATGAGCGAATTCATGGAGAAGCACGCGGTCGCCCGGCTGATTGGCGCGCCTCCCGGCTATGTCGGCTACGACGAGGGCGGGGTGCTCACCGAAGCTGTGCGGCGGCGGCCCTACCAGGTGGTGCTGTTCGACGAGGTCGAGAAGGCCCATCCGGACGTGTTCAACGTGCTGTTGCAGGTGCTCGACGACGGGCGGCTGACCGACGGGCAAGGCCGGGTGGTCGATTTCAGCAACACGCTGATCATCCTCACCAGCAACCTCGGCAGCCAGTACCTGTCCAATCTGGCCGACGGGCAGCAGGTCAGCGATGTCGAGGACCAGGTGATGGAAATGGTGCGCGGCCATTTCCGCCCCGAATTCCTCAACCGGCTGGACGAGATCGTGCTGTTCCACCGGCTGGGCATGGAACACATGGCCCCGATCGTGGAAATCCAGGTCGGGCGGGTGCAGAAGCTGCTCAAGGATCGCAAGATCGTGCTTGAGCTGACCGACGGCGCAAAGGAGTGGCTGGGCCGGGTGGGCTACGATCCGGTCTACGGCGCCCGGCCGCTGAAGCGCGCGGTGCAGCGGTACTTGCAGGATCCGCTGGCGGAAAAGCTGCTGGCGGGCGAAGTGCCCGATGGCAGCACGGTGAAGATCGACGAAGGTGACGGCGAGTTGCAGATGGTGGTCTTATAGGTATTGGCGGGGACGCGGAATTCTGCGTCCCCGCTGCAATAACGCTCACATTCCCGGAATATCGCCCCGCAAGGTCACCCCGAGGAAGAAGTAGGTGCCGTAGGGATTGACCGGGTAGGAGAAGTTGGTCGGGTACGGCTGTTCGTCGGTGAGGTTGTTTACCCCGCCGTAGACCGAGAATTCGTCCGCATCGTAGGTCAGCGAGACATCGTGGATGAAGTATTCGTCCGCAAAGCCCGCCGCGCCCACCTGAGCTTCGGCTGTCTCGATCTCGATCCCGGCGAAGGCGGTGCTGTCCACATATTGCAGGCCATAACGCAGCGTGATCGGGCCGTAGCCGACGCTGAGGGAGCCCACGCCTGCCCATTCGGGGCGCTGCTCCTCGCGCAGGCCGGGGTTGTTGGCGGTGGGATCGGTGGGATCGAAGAAGCGATCGATATAGTCCACCCAGTTCACCGCCGCCCGTGCGCCGATATCGAATTCACCGATATCGAAGCTGTAGGCGACTGCCCCGTCGATGCCCGCGGTCTCGATGCGCCCGAAGTTCAGCTGGGTCTGTTCGAGGAAGGTGAAGCCGAGGAAAGTCGGGCTCCCTTCGGTGCCGTTGCGGGTGAACAGGTCGCAGAACTGGTTCGGGAAGCCGGCCGCATCGTAACAGCTGTTGACGATATCCTGCGAACTGACGGCGGCAATCGCGTCCTCGATCTCGATATTGTAGTAGTCCACCGAGACCACCAGACCCGGAATGAAGCGGGGCGTGATGACGGTGCCGAAGGTGTAGGTTTTGGCGGTTTCTTCGCTCAGATTGGGGTTGCCGCCGGAGGTGCCGGAAAAGCGCGCGGTGAGCGGGTCTTCGTAATCGTAGACGCCTCCGGTCGAGTAATCCTCCGCGCTCGCTCCCAAAGCCTGGAATGCAGCGATGCAATTGGCCTGCCGCAGTTGCGCTGCCGCCGCGTCCAGAACGTCGATTTGCGAAGCATCGCAGGGATCGGAAGGGCGGAAAGTGGTGCCTTGCTGCGGATCGAACAGTTCGGAAATGTTCGGGGCGCGCACGGCCTGCGAATAGGTGCCGCGGAAGCGGATATCCTCGATCGGCGCCCAGATACCGCTGAGGCTCCAGGTGAAAGTATCACCCACGGTCGAGTATTCCGAATAGCGCGCTGCACCGCTGACTTCGAGTACCTCGAAGAACGGCACATCGGCCAGGATCGGAATGTTGATTTCGGCAAAAGCTTCGGCAACGTCGAAACTGCCGCCGGTGTTGAACGTCCGCGTCTGGGCATCGAATATCAACTGCTGATTGTCGGATACGTCGCCAATGAATTGTCCGGCATCGATATCCGGCGTGTCGATCGGCGCAATGCCCAGTGTTAGCGGATCAAAGGCGAAGGAACTGCTTTCTTCGCGATATTCGGCACCCACCGCAAAGCCGATCGGGCCGCCCGGCATTTCGAAGAAGCTGCTGGTATCGCCCACCAGCGTGGCGTTGACGACGAATTGCTCGAGCGCCGCGCGGTTGGTGGTGGTGGCAGTGATGAAGTCCACAGCCTCCTGAGAAACCGACTGCTCGCCATTGAACAGCGAAGCGGGACGGCAGCTGCCGTCGCCCGGATTGAAGGTAAAGAAGCCACGCTCGATCACCGGGAAGAACTGGCTGCCCGGATGCCGCGCCTCGGGGTCGAGATCGGAACGGCAGACCACATTGCCGTTGGGCGTGCCGGTAAGAAACTCGCCCTCGTCCACCGCATCGATCGATGCGAACAGGCGGTCGTAAAGCACGGTGTTTTCGTTCTCGATAGTGGATTCGAAGCGCCCCCAGTTGGCGCTGACTTCCCACGAGAATTCGTTGCCCGCCCCGAAATCGCCGCGCAGCCCGCCGACCAGCCGGTAGGTCTCTCGCTCGGCGATCTGTCGCGCCAAGCCGAGATCGGTGAAATCGCGCGAAACCCGCAGCCCGCCCGCTTCATCGGCATCGGCCTGGATGGCCGCGGGGATGTAGGGATTGTCGGCGAAGATCAGCAGCGAATCGTAGAAGGTGTTGTAGGGGTTCTGCGAGCCGGTGACCGAGTTCACATACTTGGCATCAAGAAACAGCTCCACCCCGTCGCTGACGGCGAAATTGGCGAGTATGTTAGCGTAGATGCGTTCGTTGCTCGGGATCAGGCTTGCGCCGCTCAGCCGTTCGGGTGCACCATCGCCGCCGAACTGGTTGCTGGAACTGGCGATGATGCCGTCCTCGAAAATCTTCACTCCGCCATCGGGCGTCGAGACATAGCAGCCGCCGCCGCCGAAACCGGTGAGGCCGATGAAGCTTTCCTGGCAGTCGTTGATACCGTTATTGTTGATGTCGGCTTCGAAAAACCCGAAATCGCGGCGAAAGATCAGGCCTGCGCCGGACGAGATCGCGAAGCGCGGATCGGACTGGTAGGCGAGCGCCGGGGCATTGGCTGCCCGGTCGATCAATGCCAGCTCGGTCTGCGTCAACGTGGGAGTGGTGCCGAAAGTCGCCTCGTAATCGGCGATGAAATCGGCGGCGTCGGGAATGCTGAAGCCGAACGGCAGCAGCCCGTTGTCGATGCTGTAATAATTGGAGAAGTTGGGCGTCCCCGTCCCGAGGTCGCCCTTCTGGAACCGGCGCAGCGGGCTGGGATAGGTGGTGCCGGTGTTGAACTGGCCGTTGTTGGCGTAGAAGGCGCGGTCACCCTGCAACAGCTCCTCGGTGTGTGAGTAGCCCATGGCCAGCGTGATATTGCCCCGGTTGTTCGGCAGGTCGAACCCGATCGCCCCGTCGATCGAACCGGTGAAGCCGTCGCCATCGGCGGACAGGCCGCCCACCGCGTCGATCTCGAAGCCGGTAAAATCGTCCATCAGCACGTAGTTGACGACCCCGGTCACGGCGTCGGCGCCATAGACGGCGGAAGCACCGCCGGTGAGCACTTCGACGCGCTCGATCAGCGCAGTGGGGATGCTCGACACGTCGACAATCTGGCTTCCCGATACGCCCGATACGTGGCGCCGCCCGTCCACCAGTACCAGCGTCCGCACCGCACCAAGCCCGCGCAGGTTGAGCGTGGCCTGGCCGACCCCGCCCTCGCCGTTCTGGAGCGAGTCACCGACTGTACCGGAATTGGCGAGCGCAGGGATCTCGCGCAGGGCATCGGTGGCGTCGATCACCCCGGTATTGCGGATATCGTCGGACGATACCGTCGCGATCGGGGAAGGGGCGGCTTCGTTGGCGTCGCGCTGGATACGGGAGCCAGTGACGACAATTGTGGATTCGTCTGAAGCTTCCTGTCCGCCGCTTTCCTGGGCGAGCGCGTTGGTGGACGCGAGCACCATCGAAACTGCAATGGGCGCGCAAGCGAGTTTGAGTCTAGCCTGAAAGTTCATGGTCCGGTCCCCGTGTTCGAAGTGACTGCCGAGTTTGATGCGACAAGGGGAAAGTGCTTCACAGTTCGCAACTGCACAATCAGACAATTACGTGAGACCCAATTTTGGAGAAACTATGTTGCACCGCAACAACAAAAATCTGTCTATTTCGAATAAATACAGAAATAACAGTAATTTGCCGAACACAGACCAAAGGCTAGGGTCACCCACCGGAGGTGTGTGAATTTAGTCACAGCTAAAACCAAAAGGGGATATATGCGGCAACCCGAGGCCCTGCCGTTTTGACAAGGGGCACCCGCTATTGCACTCAACACGGTAGCGCATGGACCAACGCAGCTTACCCCTGCAGGTCCGACGCGTGGCGATGGTTGGCACCTCTCCTTGCCCAACCCGCGCTGAACGATAAATGAATTCGGGTCTCGTGGTTGCGATACCCTCTCCTCAAGGTGGACGGGACAAATATGAAAAAGTTTCAGAAGAAGGCCCTGACGGGATTCGCCGTTTCCGTATCGGCAGTGGCTCTGCTGGCGGGTGCGCCGGTTTATGCGCAGGATGCCGACGACGAATGCGAAGTCGATGCCGCTGGCGTTCAGGATGAAGACTGCGAAATCGTAAGTGCTGATGGTTCTCAGGCAGAATCAGGCCAGATCGTCGTCACCGGCTCGCGTATCGGCCGTGCGGACACCTATTCCAGCATTTCGCCGCTGCAGATCCTCACCACCGAGGCTGCGCGCGACGTTGGTGAATTCGACGCTGCACAGATCCTTCAGCGTTCCGAAGCCGCTTCGGGCACCCAGATCGACGCCACCTTCCAGGGCTTCGTGCTGAACAACGGTCCGGGTTCGCAAACGCTCGACCTGCGCGGCCTTGGTGCCGACCGCACGCTGCTGCTGGTCAACGGCCGCCGCCTCGCACCTGCCGGTGTCGAAGGCGCGCCGACCAACCCTTCGATCAACCTGATCCCCGCCTCGCTTGTCCAGCGTTACGACCTGCTGCTTGACGGCGCGTCTTCGGTTTACGGTTCGGACGCCGTGGCCGGTGTGGGCAACATCATCCTGCGCAACGATATCGACGGCTTCGAACTGTTCGCCAGCGGCAACTACAACGAGCAGGGCGGTGGCGACGACTACACCCTTTCGGGCGCATGGGGCACCACCTTCGATCGCGGGTTCTTCGGCATCGGCTTGGAATACTCCCGTCG includes the following:
- the clpB gene encoding ATP-dependent chaperone ClpB, which codes for MNLEKFTDRAKGFLQSAQTVAIRNSHQRITPEHILKALLEDNEGMAAGLISRAGGNPAVAVQRVDALLAKIPAVSGGGAQATPGLDNDAVRVLDSAEQVAEKAGDSYVTVERLLLALALANTTAAGKVLADAGLTPQALNTAINELRKGKSADSANAEAAYDAMKKYARDLTQAARDGKLDPVIGRDEEIRRVVQILARRTKNNPVVIGEPGTGKTAIAEGLALRIANGDVPDSLKDRRLMALDLGALIAGAKYRGEFEERLKTVLDEVKGAEGEIILFIDEMHTLIGAGASEGSMDASNLLKPALARGELHCIGATTLDEYQKYVEKDAALQRRFQPVFVDEPSVEDTISILRGIKEKYELHHGVRITDNAIVAAAQLSERYIADRFLPDKAIDLMDEAASRIRMEVESKPEEIEGLDRRIIQLKIEDSALAKESDQASKDRLHAIREELANLEQRSSELTTRWQNERDKIHAEARVKEQLDAARIELEQAQRSGDLARAGELQYGRIPTLEKALAEAGIQTENALLKEEVTEDDIASVVSRWTGIPMEKMLQGEREKLLKMEDALGKRVIGQAAAVNAVSKAVRRARAGLQDPGRPLGSFLFLGPTGVGKTELTKALAAFLFDDDAAMVRIDMSEFMEKHAVARLIGAPPGYVGYDEGGVLTEAVRRRPYQVVLFDEVEKAHPDVFNVLLQVLDDGRLTDGQGRVVDFSNTLIILTSNLGSQYLSNLADGQQVSDVEDQVMEMVRGHFRPEFLNRLDEIVLFHRLGMEHMAPIVEIQVGRVQKLLKDRKIVLELTDGAKEWLGRVGYDPVYGARPLKRAVQRYLQDPLAEKLLAGEVPDGSTVKIDEGDGELQMVVL
- a CDS encoding insulinase family protein; the protein is MKLSTALRSLLPATAALALLGCTTAETQPAAVASAQPAPAPASLDQIIAAVAIPYETFTLENGLQVVVHTDRKSPLVGVTTYYRVGSKHEPRGRTGFAHLFEHLMFGGSENVENFDIPLESAGSTGTNGSTWYDRTNYVEVVPTGALDLALMMESDRMGYLLGAISQEKLDNQRMVVQNEKRQGDNDPYGLVDYVMWEDLLPVGHPYRHSTIGSMADLSAASLADVQTWFRDNYGPNNVVLALTGDIDAATARPMVERWFGDIPRGPDVVTREAGPVTLDAPVTREITDQVPLTRIYQAWTGPGMQHPDAVPLQVGMQILGGLNSSRLDNAMVRGEELATGVVAYSQQHEQLSLLQAMVNVKPGVTREAAQALMEAEIARMLAEGPTQDEINRAVTQVAAGTIGAQQSVGNFNGKGMILAEGLLYTGNPGFFRTELEQMAALTPETVRAAMQRWLSRPSYTLVVVPGERTLDGALLGGWGDEASNPPPAPDTGVQVEVTRTGPERALPEPLPVGELTFPQVERATLSNGIPVILARRQAVPQVSIALVFDAGSVADPIGQAGVHETMIDLLTEGTETRSALDIAVEQEALGMSLGTGAGVDTSTVSLTALTANLRPSLDLMADVVRNPAFATDAVARVREQRLASIAQQLASPGGLAQRAFLPAIYGTDHPYAYASTSGDADVVAALDAADMVAEHAEWIRPDLATITAVGDVSMAELVAALEASLGDWQAPATPAPVKNLALPTPDPAPRVIVIDRPNSPSSYLMLGRLTPFSGHPQGFEAVELANEVIGNGFLSRLNNDLRETRGWTYGIGSGIPGSRGPRRLQVGTQVQADRTADSIRVILDQMAAFPATRPVDAAEVQRVTDGNVRNLPNRYETNAQVLGALLGNQLLGRDLRYDVTLPAVYRSIDGAAINAAAARYLQPDDFVIVVVGDRAAIQNQLDELGTEIEYLDASAL
- a CDS encoding TonB-dependent receptor, with amino-acid sequence MNFQARLKLACAPIAVSMVLASTNALAQESGGQEASDESTIVVTGSRIQRDANEAAPSPIATVSSDDIRNTGVIDATDALREIPALANSGTVGDSLQNGEGGVGQATLNLRGLGAVRTLVLVDGRRHVSGVSGSQIVDVSSIPTALIERVEVLTGGASAVYGADAVTGVVNYVLMDDFTGFEIDAVGGLSADGDGFTGSIDGAIGFDLPNNRGNITLAMGYSHTEELLQGDRAFYANNGQFNTGTTYPSPLRRFQKGDLGTGTPNFSNYYSIDNGLLPFGFSIPDAADFIADYEATFGTTPTLTQTELALIDRAANAPALAYQSDPRFAISSGAGLIFRRDFGFFEADINNNGINDCQESFIGLTGFGGGGCYVSTPDGGVKIFEDGIIASSSNQFGGDGAPERLSGASLIPSNERIYANILANFAVSDGVELFLDAKYVNSVTGSQNPYNTFYDSLLIFADNPYIPAAIQADADEAGGLRVSRDFTDLGLARQIAERETYRLVGGLRGDFGAGNEFSWEVSANWGRFESTIENENTVLYDRLFASIDAVDEGEFLTGTPNGNVVCRSDLDPEARHPGSQFFPVIERGFFTFNPGDGSCRPASLFNGEQSVSQEAVDFITATTTNRAALEQFVVNATLVGDTSSFFEMPGGPIGFAVGAEYREESSSFAFDPLTLGIAPIDTPDIDAGQFIGDVSDNQQLIFDAQTRTFNTGGSFDVAEAFAEINIPILADVPFFEVLEVSGAARYSEYSTVGDTFTWSLSGIWAPIEDIRFRGTYSQAVRAPNISELFDPQQGTTFRPSDPCDASQIDVLDAAAAQLRQANCIAAFQALGASAEDYSTGGVYDYEDPLTARFSGTSGGNPNLSEETAKTYTFGTVITPRFIPGLVVSVDYYNIEIEDAIAAVSSQDIVNSCYDAAGFPNQFCDLFTRNGTEGSPTFLGFTFLEQTQLNFGRIETAGIDGAVAYSFDIGEFDIGARAAVNWVDYIDRFFDPTDPTANNPGLREEQRPEWAGVGSLSVGYGPITLRYGLQYVDSTAFAGIEIETAEAQVGAAGFADEYFIHDVSLTYDADEFSVYGGVNNLTDEQPYPTNFSYPVNPYGTYFFLGVTLRGDIPGM